The Streptomyces sp. NBC_01268 genome window below encodes:
- a CDS encoding quinone oxidoreductase family protein has protein sequence MKAVLLDAEGHYQVAELDEPAPGPGEVAIQVAYAGIQWGDTMLRDGHFPAPRPFVPGFEASGYISAVGEGIDHDRIGTPVAALTAAGACAEVVVAPAVLSLDVGDLPLRTAGGLGWAAPTAYDLINTATRVRPGESVLIHAAAGSVGTLAAQFARLAGADRIVGVVGSAARADYTARFGYDQVVLREEFPTELGDERFDVILDPVGGSTRRTGLEQLAPHGRLAVYGNLSTYEPVLADTNDLLMQGKSLITYNSNLLSRTHPERLADSARRALGLVSDSTVHVDITAEYELADLATAVQRLAEGATYGKSILRIA, from the coding sequence ATGAAGGCTGTCCTTCTCGACGCCGAGGGCCACTACCAGGTCGCCGAACTCGATGAGCCCGCTCCCGGCCCCGGCGAGGTGGCGATCCAGGTCGCCTACGCCGGAATCCAGTGGGGGGACACCATGCTCCGGGACGGCCACTTCCCCGCCCCGCGCCCCTTCGTCCCCGGATTCGAGGCGTCCGGGTACATCTCCGCGGTCGGCGAGGGCATCGACCATGACCGCATCGGTACACCCGTGGCCGCACTGACCGCTGCGGGCGCCTGCGCCGAGGTGGTCGTGGCGCCCGCCGTCCTCAGTCTGGACGTCGGCGACCTGCCACTGCGGACGGCCGGGGGGCTCGGCTGGGCCGCACCGACCGCCTACGACCTGATCAACACCGCGACTCGAGTACGGCCCGGCGAAAGCGTGCTGATCCATGCCGCGGCCGGCTCGGTAGGCACCCTCGCCGCCCAGTTCGCCCGGCTTGCCGGGGCCGACCGGATCGTCGGCGTCGTCGGCAGTGCGGCCAGAGCCGACTACACGGCCCGGTTCGGCTATGACCAGGTCGTGCTCCGCGAAGAGTTCCCGACCGAGCTCGGCGACGAACGCTTCGACGTGATCCTCGACCCGGTCGGCGGCTCGACCCGCCGCACCGGCCTGGAGCAGCTTGCACCGCACGGCCGCCTTGCGGTGTACGGCAACCTCAGCACCTACGAACCCGTCCTGGCCGACACCAACGACCTGCTCATGCAGGGCAAGTCACTGATCACCTACAACAGCAACCTGCTCAGCCGGACCCACCCCGAACGCCTCGCCGACAGCGCCCGCCGCGCACTCGGTCTCGTCTCAGACAGTACGGTGCACGTGGACATCACCGCCGAATACGAACTGGCCGACCTGGCCACCGCCGTACAACGGCTCGCTGAGGGCGCCACCTACGGCAAGAGCATCCTGCGCATCGCCTGA
- a CDS encoding MarR family winged helix-turn-helix transcriptional regulator yields the protein MAHHEAVLRGYGLTMTQYTVLLALSREGGMSGAQLARSCGVTQQSMSSVLTNMDAKGLIRRETSPVHAKVQIATLTDEGQTVLDRAYQEVIILERALTDAFTPSEHAALCELLERATAVLIQQTRHATAPPAT from the coding sequence ATGGCGCATCACGAGGCCGTGCTGCGCGGCTACGGGCTGACCATGACGCAGTACACCGTGCTGCTGGCCCTCTCGCGTGAAGGCGGCATGTCCGGCGCCCAGCTGGCCCGCTCCTGCGGGGTGACGCAGCAGAGCATGAGCAGTGTGCTGACCAACATGGACGCCAAGGGACTGATCCGCCGCGAGACGTCCCCGGTGCACGCCAAGGTGCAGATCGCCACCCTGACCGATGAGGGTCAGACCGTCCTCGACCGCGCCTACCAGGAGGTGATCATCCTTGAGCGCGCACTGACCGACGCGTTCACGCCCTCCGAACACGCAGCACTCTGCGAACTCCTGGAACGAGCCACTGCCGTGCTGATCCAGCAGACGCGCCACGCGACGGCCCCGCCCGCCACCTGA
- a CDS encoding TniB family NTP-binding protein, whose translation MTTWQGWHRFATTDPPTPPSPGDPPRSTEERLAYHSAFVTIRTPAISQLATQVRTLMILGRHQQTTARPSLIVTGPAAAGKTTALLNVGRTCHLAHTRKNPAPPGSAHAAVPVAYVLVPPGATAKTLVTEFARYLGIPTTARMTQTQITDAVCHTYTQAGVQLVMIDEIHRLNPRTTTGAQTADLIKDLSERLPATFVYAGINVTETPLFSGTRGAQLAGRATLVDCGPLPARHGTRHPFRDVITDIENNLDLHQHTPGTLPRHAPYLHQRTAGRIGSLTRLIRQAAITAIHDGTERITKTTLDAIRLDHLAETHHRPRRSR comes from the coding sequence CTGACCACCTGGCAGGGCTGGCACCGATTCGCCACCACCGACCCACCCACCCCGCCCAGCCCCGGCGACCCGCCCCGCAGCACAGAAGAACGACTGGCCTACCACTCCGCGTTCGTCACCATCCGCACCCCCGCCATCAGCCAGCTCGCCACCCAGGTCCGCACCCTGATGATCCTCGGCCGCCACCAGCAGACCACCGCACGGCCCTCACTGATCGTCACCGGACCCGCCGCAGCAGGGAAAACGACCGCACTCCTCAACGTCGGCCGTACCTGCCACCTCGCCCACACCCGCAAAAACCCCGCACCGCCCGGATCAGCACACGCAGCAGTACCCGTCGCGTATGTCCTCGTCCCGCCCGGCGCGACCGCAAAGACCCTCGTCACCGAGTTCGCCCGCTACCTCGGCATCCCCACCACCGCGCGCATGACCCAGACCCAGATCACCGACGCCGTCTGCCACACCTACACCCAAGCCGGTGTGCAGCTGGTGATGATCGACGAGATCCACCGCCTCAACCCCCGCACCACCACCGGCGCCCAAACCGCCGATCTGATCAAAGACCTCAGCGAACGCCTGCCCGCCACGTTCGTCTACGCCGGCATCAACGTCACCGAAACACCCCTGTTCAGCGGGACACGGGGTGCCCAGCTCGCCGGACGCGCCACCCTCGTCGACTGCGGTCCCCTCCCCGCCCGCCACGGCACCCGCCACCCGTTCCGCGACGTCATCACCGACATCGAAAACAACCTCGACCTCCACCAGCACACACCCGGCACCCTCCCCCGCCACGCCCCCTACCTCCACCAGCGCACCGCCGGCCGCATCGGATCCCTCACAAGGCTCATCCGACAAGCCGCCATCACCGCCATCCACGACGGCACCGAACGCATCACCAAGACCACCCTCGACGCCATCCGCCTCGACCACCTCGCCGAAACCCACCACCGCCCCCGCCGAAGCCGATAA
- a CDS encoding Mu transposase C-terminal domain-containing protein, whose amino-acid sequence MERSGRDGRCRVSARRTARPAVAVGAHVCFRGVKWQVAALSGQTVHLVGPDGGGEAVLAGYLFADPGFSVIGADAPQAAPQWGLFETAPAAARNKALAWQRHVREVECGLADGPGSGGVVREQYDPARHTLAEREQAKAEELTALGFGRVSRTTVQRMRLAYRKQGLWGLLDHRTTRASSPTGRCDERVVAAVREALRRRRGRSRGTISGLFPLINQILKERHGPGAVPVPSQATLYRLVTTLARPGELPSGPVRQVPASVEGRAFTPATALRPGEQVQIDTTRLDVLALFDDGRLARPELTIAVDVATRSILAAVLCPSATKAVDAALLLAEMAVPHPARPAWPDILRMDHARALPHQRLATLDERLAGAAARPVVLPETIVVDRGKVFVSAAFTAACETLGISVQPAPPRAPTAKGIVERTFGSINALFCQHLPGYTGSDVTRRGPDAEKDACYSVAQLQDLLDEWLVHYHHRPHEGLRHPMMPKKALTPNEMWGVLVAVAGHVPVPLTGRDYLELLPVRWQAITPAGITIHHRTYDADLLAPHRGQASPVAGRGGKWEIHYNPHDVRQIWVRLPDGELTEIPWIHRDHVHRPFDERTWQHIRTQAVDGSHGDAEQYEASLADALDQLMRRVHSGHATKTDQALMARTAHIPLPTARNGNHGTEATAGSPEQRDDDSIDDLDDLPDDVSPAPATGFGLYNAHEEAATW is encoded by the coding sequence ATGGAACGGTCTGGGCGGGACGGGAGGTGCCGGGTGAGCGCGCGGCGCACTGCGCGGCCGGCCGTGGCGGTCGGGGCGCATGTCTGTTTCCGCGGTGTGAAGTGGCAGGTGGCCGCCCTGTCCGGGCAGACCGTTCACCTCGTCGGCCCGGACGGCGGTGGCGAGGCGGTGCTCGCCGGGTACCTGTTCGCCGATCCCGGCTTCAGCGTCATCGGGGCCGACGCACCGCAGGCGGCCCCGCAGTGGGGGCTGTTCGAGACCGCGCCCGCCGCGGCGCGGAACAAGGCCCTGGCCTGGCAGCGGCACGTGAGGGAAGTCGAATGCGGCCTTGCCGACGGGCCCGGCAGCGGTGGAGTGGTGCGGGAGCAGTACGACCCCGCACGGCACACGCTGGCCGAGCGGGAGCAGGCCAAGGCCGAGGAGCTGACCGCCCTGGGGTTCGGGCGGGTGTCGCGTACCACGGTGCAGCGCATGCGCCTGGCCTACCGCAAGCAGGGACTGTGGGGGTTGCTCGACCACCGCACCACCCGCGCCTCCAGCCCTACCGGGCGCTGCGACGAACGGGTCGTCGCCGCCGTCCGTGAGGCGCTGCGCCGCCGGCGCGGGCGTTCCAGGGGCACCATCAGCGGCCTGTTCCCGCTGATCAACCAGATTCTCAAGGAGCGGCACGGCCCCGGTGCGGTGCCCGTTCCGTCCCAGGCCACGCTGTACCGGCTCGTCACCACGCTCGCCCGCCCCGGTGAGCTGCCCAGTGGCCCGGTGCGGCAGGTGCCTGCGAGTGTCGAGGGGCGGGCTTTCACCCCTGCCACGGCGCTGCGGCCGGGCGAGCAGGTCCAGATCGACACCACCCGCCTGGATGTTCTGGCTCTCTTCGACGACGGGCGCCTGGCCCGGCCCGAGCTGACCATCGCTGTCGATGTCGCGACCCGCTCCATCCTGGCTGCCGTGCTGTGCCCGAGCGCGACCAAGGCTGTGGACGCGGCCCTGCTGCTGGCGGAGATGGCCGTCCCTCACCCGGCCAGGCCGGCCTGGCCGGACATCCTGCGCATGGACCATGCCCGCGCGCTCCCCCACCAGCGGCTGGCCACGCTGGACGAGCGTCTGGCCGGTGCGGCGGCCCGGCCGGTCGTCCTGCCGGAGACGATCGTCGTCGACCGGGGCAAGGTCTTCGTCTCCGCCGCGTTCACCGCCGCCTGCGAGACCCTCGGCATCAGCGTCCAGCCCGCCCCGCCCCGCGCTCCCACCGCGAAGGGCATCGTCGAGCGGACTTTCGGCTCCATCAACGCCCTGTTCTGCCAGCACCTGCCCGGCTACACCGGATCCGACGTCACCCGCCGCGGCCCCGATGCCGAGAAAGACGCCTGCTACAGCGTCGCCCAGTTGCAGGACCTCCTCGATGAGTGGCTGGTGCACTACCACCACCGGCCTCACGAAGGGCTGCGCCACCCGATGATGCCCAAGAAGGCCCTTACCCCGAATGAGATGTGGGGCGTGCTCGTCGCCGTCGCCGGACACGTACCCGTCCCATTGACCGGGCGCGATTACCTCGAACTGCTGCCCGTGCGCTGGCAGGCCATCACCCCCGCCGGCATCACCATCCACCACCGCACCTACGACGCCGATCTCCTCGCCCCGCACCGCGGCCAGGCCTCCCCCGTCGCCGGCCGCGGCGGGAAATGGGAGATCCACTACAACCCCCACGACGTACGCCAGATCTGGGTGCGCCTGCCTGACGGTGAACTCACCGAGATTCCGTGGATCCACCGCGACCACGTCCACCGGCCCTTCGACGAACGCACCTGGCAGCACATCCGCACCCAGGCCGTCGACGGCAGCCACGGTGACGCCGAGCAGTACGAAGCCAGCCTCGCCGACGCCCTCGACCAGCTCATGCGACGCGTCCACAGCGGCCACGCCACCAAAACGGATCAGGCCCTCATGGCCCGCACCGCTCACATCCCGCTTCCCACAGCCCGCAATGGGAACCACGGCACCGAAGCAACCGCCGGCAGCCCGGAACAGCGGGACGACGACAGCATCGACGACCTCGACGACCTGCCCGACGACGTCAGCCCCGCCCCGGCCACCGGATTCGGGCTCTACAACGCGCACGAGGAAGCCGCCACATGGTGA
- a CDS encoding TnsA-like heteromeric transposase endonuclease subunit codes for MFLDPVGQPVQQRWADAAMTAAFEELPPVSAFPVIPGRRWGPGLWWSATTGRHVAAGSNAMRTQLMVLDRDPHVTGLAGRPVRLLWRDNRGRVRSWVPQLFVRYRDGTGLLADCPSHPEAGGDRALKAAEAMGEACEEIGWNYRRLAPLDDVPAANLKWLAGYRHPRNAGRLGLTPAVVEVFARPRPLLEGAEAVGDPIEVLPVVFHALWHGQLTTDLEVPLHECVLVGPRGWNGLGGTGGAG; via the coding sequence GTGTTCCTCGATCCGGTGGGGCAGCCGGTCCAGCAGCGGTGGGCGGATGCCGCCATGACCGCGGCGTTCGAGGAGCTGCCGCCGGTGTCGGCGTTCCCGGTGATCCCGGGGCGGCGCTGGGGGCCAGGCCTGTGGTGGTCAGCAACCACCGGGCGGCACGTGGCTGCGGGGTCGAACGCGATGCGTACCCAGCTGATGGTCTTGGACCGCGACCCGCATGTGACCGGGCTCGCGGGGCGTCCGGTGCGGCTGCTGTGGCGGGACAATCGGGGGCGGGTGCGTTCCTGGGTGCCGCAGCTGTTCGTCCGGTACCGCGACGGCACGGGTCTGCTGGCCGACTGCCCCAGCCACCCAGAAGCCGGCGGCGACCGTGCTTTGAAGGCTGCCGAAGCGATGGGCGAGGCGTGTGAGGAGATCGGCTGGAACTACCGGCGCCTTGCGCCGCTCGACGATGTGCCGGCCGCCAATCTGAAGTGGCTGGCCGGCTACCGCCATCCCCGCAACGCCGGCCGCCTGGGCCTGACGCCCGCTGTTGTGGAGGTGTTCGCGCGGCCACGGCCGCTGCTGGAGGGAGCCGAAGCTGTCGGTGACCCGATCGAGGTTCTTCCCGTCGTCTTCCACGCCCTGTGGCACGGACAGCTCACCACGGACTTGGAGGTGCCGCTGCACGAGTGCGTCCTTGTCGGTCCCAGGGGATGGAACGGTCTGGGCGGGACGGGAGGTGCCGGGTGA
- a CDS encoding DNA-binding protein translates to MFHHLGLLRTAPLQGETASSLICRIASCYGLEAKALRSCWHWHNHQPNHDGGACRADAEVLLNATGRQLLADLCGVDEDVLARALPSWAGQDGELPAEGDGVPAAAWRVGGVVAGPVAFGCRLCAARRTGTAFRTMRYAPRWDRVCVRHGRWLLDADADQPREYLDVRQLPEVVAAQRRWRGVARRAVRAGAEPERVFALAWAVVARWWDQAYGWEQETVWPRRLHQVAGGDAGGDLEWWRVVGRDAVVFPEVVAVADALLDPGMSELVWVDSGAGRPRALPADGMFCRRLGEGVGRAWLGPLAATDHGGPLIAWMGGVIRRRRGTGSPPGYADDPWWVRQEHQPVTMAGQLRVLGKEKRAPGSGTMWRAVVPPEQRARIGSLVDSAEEQLLQLRRVQSGPTADVAQQLLRGLGHCAGLIEAAWKRTAVAAVNGGVPWEEVARWADVPVEVLRSMLTTGGREDGG, encoded by the coding sequence GTGTTCCATCACCTTGGCCTCCTGCGGACCGCTCCCCTGCAGGGGGAGACGGCCTCGTCGCTGATCTGCCGCATCGCGAGCTGCTACGGGCTGGAAGCGAAGGCTTTGCGGTCCTGCTGGCACTGGCACAACCATCAGCCCAATCACGATGGCGGCGCCTGTCGGGCTGACGCCGAAGTGCTGCTGAACGCAACCGGGCGTCAGCTCCTGGCAGATCTGTGCGGCGTCGACGAGGACGTGCTGGCGCGTGCGCTGCCGTCCTGGGCGGGGCAGGACGGCGAGCTGCCGGCCGAGGGGGATGGAGTGCCAGCGGCGGCGTGGCGGGTTGGCGGCGTTGTTGCTGGGCCGGTGGCGTTTGGCTGTCGGTTGTGCGCGGCCCGGCGCACGGGGACAGCTTTCCGGACGATGCGGTACGCCCCTCGGTGGGATCGGGTGTGCGTGCGGCATGGGCGGTGGCTTTTGGACGCGGACGCCGACCAGCCTCGTGAGTACCTGGACGTGCGGCAACTGCCGGAGGTGGTCGCGGCGCAGCGTCGGTGGAGGGGGGTGGCGCGGCGGGCCGTACGGGCCGGGGCCGAGCCGGAGCGGGTGTTCGCTCTGGCATGGGCGGTGGTGGCACGGTGGTGGGATCAGGCGTATGGCTGGGAGCAGGAGACGGTCTGGCCGCGGCGGCTGCACCAGGTCGCGGGCGGGGATGCGGGTGGTGATCTGGAGTGGTGGCGGGTTGTGGGGCGGGATGCGGTCGTCTTCCCTGAGGTGGTGGCGGTCGCGGACGCTCTGCTGGATCCGGGCATGTCTGAGCTGGTGTGGGTGGACAGTGGTGCGGGGCGGCCGCGGGCGCTGCCCGCTGACGGGATGTTCTGCCGCCGGCTCGGGGAGGGGGTCGGGCGCGCGTGGCTTGGTCCGTTGGCGGCGACGGATCATGGCGGTCCGTTGATCGCGTGGATGGGCGGCGTCATCCGTCGGCGCCGCGGAACCGGCAGCCCGCCGGGGTACGCGGACGATCCGTGGTGGGTGCGCCAGGAGCATCAGCCGGTGACCATGGCCGGGCAGCTTCGGGTGCTGGGCAAGGAGAAGCGGGCGCCGGGCTCGGGGACGATGTGGCGGGCGGTGGTGCCGCCCGAGCAGCGGGCGCGGATCGGCAGTCTCGTCGACAGTGCTGAGGAACAGTTGCTTCAGCTGCGCCGTGTGCAGAGCGGGCCGACCGCCGATGTAGCCCAGCAACTGCTGCGCGGTCTCGGTCACTGCGCCGGTCTGATCGAGGCGGCCTGGAAGCGGACCGCGGTGGCGGCGGTGAACGGCGGGGTGCCATGGGAGGAGGTGGCCCGGTGGGCGGACGTGCCCGTCGAGGTTCTTAGGAGCATGCTGACGACAGGCGGGCGGGAAGACGGCGGCTGA
- a CDS encoding DUF4238 domain-containing protein, producing the protein MTGVESQTREAAVGKASSRKRATKAGGTRDHTVPQMYLKHFAQHVASRKYELNVRRLDKIDEPFPVTPPGIAAETGYYWGISAEGVPHHAVEELFTSLEGQAETVLKVLLNDPDWAFTPRWPLSPDQRHVLAWWMAAQILRTTRQRKRLTHQQAEAPDITSLPQGVHTLAQNNSHLRYIVENIATLALRLEARPWALGFSDMCLLTSDTPVAIWNRPDDEDQLRAAAMSDILLPLDPHRFLFLPSPATRGTDRHKHVDHLMHAEGATGFALVEVAYDVADQFVIHHPQHDPWKHWKPNSPSQPKPWEGQTHSAPQYILKYAAFPPSLNIERRWTVEHPPPRSPDTAHA; encoded by the coding sequence ATGACTGGCGTGGAGAGCCAGACAAGGGAGGCAGCCGTGGGGAAGGCGTCGTCGCGGAAGCGGGCAACGAAGGCAGGCGGTACCCGGGATCACACAGTGCCGCAGATGTACCTGAAGCACTTCGCTCAGCACGTCGCAAGCCGCAAGTACGAGTTGAACGTGCGGCGGCTCGACAAGATCGATGAGCCATTTCCCGTGACGCCCCCCGGCATCGCCGCCGAGACCGGCTACTACTGGGGGATCAGTGCTGAAGGGGTCCCGCACCACGCTGTCGAGGAACTGTTCACCTCCCTCGAGGGACAAGCCGAAACAGTGCTGAAGGTCCTTCTGAACGACCCGGACTGGGCGTTCACGCCGCGCTGGCCGTTGAGCCCGGACCAGCGCCATGTCCTCGCATGGTGGATGGCTGCTCAGATCTTGCGCACGACGCGCCAACGAAAACGGCTTACCCACCAGCAGGCCGAAGCGCCGGATATCACCAGCCTCCCGCAGGGAGTGCACACGCTCGCACAGAACAACTCCCACCTGCGCTACATCGTCGAGAACATCGCCACGCTGGCGCTTCGCCTGGAAGCACGTCCGTGGGCGCTGGGCTTCAGCGACATGTGTCTGCTAACCAGCGATACGCCAGTCGCCATATGGAACCGCCCCGACGACGAAGACCAACTGCGTGCTGCAGCAATGAGCGACATCCTGCTCCCGCTGGACCCTCACCGCTTTCTGTTTCTACCCAGCCCCGCTACCCGGGGCACCGACCGGCATAAGCACGTAGACCACCTGATGCACGCCGAGGGCGCCACCGGCTTCGCACTTGTGGAGGTGGCGTACGACGTAGCTGACCAGTTCGTGATCCACCACCCGCAGCACGATCCCTGGAAGCATTGGAAGCCGAACAGCCCAAGTCAGCCCAAGCCTTGGGAGGGGCAGACACATTCCGCTCCTCAGTACATCTTGAAGTACGCCGCTTTCCCGCCCAGCCTGAACATCGAACGTCGCTGGACCGTGGAGCATCCACCGCCTCGTTCCCCAGACACGGCCCATGCCTGA
- a CDS encoding dsDNA nuclease domain-containing protein codes for MTLAPADGGRRSRRGFLYQDAVTLLDCLDMLDGHWTEVSWEDLEDILCLRGDVPVYRQVKTVEGPGKRHSIADVCRPDMSKKEANRTAESSYLGKLFMGKPLPEGTRFTLIVNETPFADLYPFACERGGKREPVSSATHTKVVGKLSGLSLRDGRDVGWCVDRLDVLITARTTEHVESEAHRRLVPLIKDYLGQEPLVTEVDEVLSGLAQYIARSAAELRPRSHTAEDFRAILDGCIRKVTGLRSDGSTERLMTLQQKLRPAGVLEAEAERQHESMLAFRQAQRSTVGLGRQRIAAFADKVYAICQLASARRRGGSIATGQLAYAAILEAILQLPEVQSGEVDFSQAVAVLSDITARCQNRYEDAS; via the coding sequence GTGACGCTTGCACCTGCTGATGGAGGGCGCCGAAGTCGGCGCGGCTTCCTCTACCAGGACGCGGTCACGCTACTGGACTGCCTCGACATGCTGGATGGCCACTGGACGGAAGTCTCCTGGGAGGATCTGGAAGACATCCTCTGCCTTCGCGGAGACGTGCCTGTCTATCGTCAGGTGAAGACGGTAGAGGGTCCCGGAAAGCGCCACAGCATCGCCGACGTCTGCCGTCCCGACATGTCCAAGAAAGAAGCGAACAGAACAGCGGAGTCGAGCTACCTCGGCAAGCTGTTCATGGGGAAGCCACTCCCTGAGGGCACGCGGTTCACCCTCATAGTTAACGAGACCCCCTTTGCGGACCTGTACCCCTTCGCCTGCGAGCGCGGCGGCAAGCGTGAGCCGGTGAGCAGTGCGACCCACACCAAAGTGGTCGGGAAGCTCTCGGGGCTGAGCCTGCGTGACGGCCGGGACGTCGGATGGTGCGTCGATCGCCTGGATGTCCTGATCACAGCCCGGACTACGGAGCACGTCGAGAGCGAGGCCCACCGGCGCTTGGTTCCGCTGATCAAGGACTACCTTGGGCAGGAACCCTTGGTGACTGAGGTCGACGAGGTGCTGAGCGGCCTGGCCCAGTACATCGCGCGAAGCGCAGCCGAGCTACGTCCGCGAAGTCACACCGCTGAGGACTTCCGAGCCATCCTGGACGGCTGTATTCGCAAGGTCACAGGCTTGCGCAGTGACGGCTCCACCGAGCGCCTGATGACCCTCCAACAGAAGCTTCGTCCCGCCGGCGTACTTGAAGCCGAAGCCGAGCGTCAGCATGAGTCGATGCTCGCCTTCCGCCAGGCCCAGCGCAGCACCGTAGGACTGGGCCGTCAACGCATTGCCGCCTTCGCAGACAAGGTATATGCCATCTGTCAGCTGGCCTCGGCCCGAAGGCGTGGCGGCTCCATCGCAACTGGTCAGCTGGCATACGCAGCCATCCTGGAGGCGATCCTCCAGCTTCCCGAGGTGCAGTCCGGGGAAGTGGACTTCAGCCAGGCCGTGGCAGTGCTGAGTGACATTACTGCGCGCTGCCAGAACAGGTACGAAGATGCCTCCTAA
- a CDS encoding YaaC family protein: MYMRIDPLEAWERLRASRSSRPGRASGGARAKTYSTALEQAQQMFRAAEGVGPQTRPLLVFYGLSQAGRAIAAAAVDLKGEDWNLISHGIHASGYHLDFADIEIRTDPAGTAGSFVRLSELLRSPVWGNDTVVRLEEVWDTLPANLQYPLTGRERFTPLYAGADSIDGTDFHPLLTLHVGDILDRVMDDGSRAALDEFLQSYPGTAGYEEFARRRTGANAEPDYVRHHPNAGWLYMHWKMPAGAGTKEERLERLSGMTRSYAGHCYFLPTVADLPRELHPLMAWWAVLYALSMLARYQPAQWANHINVDGSRHAVPIEKILERAMEHLPVLIADTIEEVAAWS, encoded by the coding sequence ATGTACATGCGGATCGATCCACTTGAGGCTTGGGAGAGGCTGCGGGCCAGCCGTTCCAGCCGGCCCGGTAGAGCAAGCGGTGGGGCGCGGGCCAAGACGTACTCCACGGCGCTGGAGCAGGCGCAGCAGATGTTCAGGGCGGCTGAGGGCGTGGGTCCGCAAACCCGCCCCCTGCTGGTGTTCTACGGCCTGAGTCAGGCTGGCAGAGCAATCGCGGCCGCGGCCGTCGACCTCAAGGGCGAGGACTGGAACCTGATCTCGCACGGCATCCATGCCTCGGGCTATCACCTGGACTTCGCCGACATCGAGATCCGCACGGATCCTGCTGGCACTGCTGGGAGTTTCGTACGGCTGAGCGAGCTGCTGCGGTCACCGGTCTGGGGCAACGACACGGTCGTGCGGTTGGAAGAAGTCTGGGACACGCTCCCTGCCAATTTGCAGTACCCGCTGACAGGCCGGGAGCGGTTCACGCCCCTCTACGCCGGCGCGGACTCAATCGACGGCACTGACTTTCACCCGCTGCTCACCCTGCACGTCGGCGACATCTTGGACCGCGTCATGGACGACGGCAGTCGCGCGGCACTGGATGAGTTCCTGCAGAGCTACCCCGGCACCGCTGGGTACGAGGAGTTCGCCCGTCGCCGGACGGGAGCCAATGCCGAGCCAGATTACGTGCGTCACCACCCGAACGCCGGCTGGCTCTACATGCACTGGAAGATGCCAGCAGGGGCAGGCACCAAAGAGGAGCGTCTGGAACGCCTGTCCGGGATGACTCGAAGCTACGCCGGGCATTGCTATTTCCTCCCCACCGTCGCGGACCTGCCACGTGAACTCCACCCGCTGATGGCGTGGTGGGCGGTGCTGTACGCGCTGTCAATGCTCGCTCGCTACCAGCCCGCCCAGTGGGCGAACCACATCAACGTGGACGGCAGCCGACACGCGGTGCCCATCGAGAAGATTCTGGAACGGGCCATGGAGCACCTGCCCGTACTAATCGCGGACACCATCGAGGAAGTCGCTGCCTGGTCGTAG
- a CDS encoding Crp/Fnr family transcriptional regulator has translation MGERLWALLRALAPERVRPARSVLLRQGDPGTHVIVLSEGSALVTLTGSGGERTLLSVRGSGELLGELAVLDAQPRSASVIAAETCRVHLVPAPEFLQFVERYSLLDSLLRHAIARIREGEAVRLELATACVPVRLANALGRLARAAPAGRAGLVVRLTQAELSQMIGASRNAVGAAIKPWRERGWLETEPGGGLLIHDIEAIEVQASGTE, from the coding sequence ATGGGCGAGCGGCTGTGGGCGCTGTTGCGTGCCCTCGCCCCCGAGCGGGTACGTCCCGCGCGTAGCGTGCTGCTGCGCCAGGGTGATCCGGGTACGCATGTGATCGTCCTGTCGGAAGGGTCGGCGCTGGTGACCCTGACAGGTTCCGGCGGGGAGCGAACGCTTTTGTCGGTGCGGGGGTCCGGCGAGTTACTGGGTGAACTGGCGGTCCTGGACGCGCAGCCGCGTTCGGCGTCCGTGATCGCGGCGGAGACCTGCCGTGTCCACCTCGTTCCCGCGCCTGAATTCCTTCAGTTCGTCGAACGATACAGCCTGCTCGACTCGCTGCTCCGGCATGCGATCGCACGCATCCGGGAGGGCGAGGCGGTCCGGCTCGAGCTTGCCACCGCATGTGTGCCCGTACGGCTGGCGAATGCGCTAGGCCGGCTCGCGCGGGCGGCTCCGGCGGGCCGGGCCGGACTCGTCGTACGCCTGACTCAGGCCGAGCTCTCGCAGATGATCGGGGCTTCCCGCAACGCCGTGGGGGCAGCGATCAAGCCGTGGCGGGAGCGGGGGTGGCTGGAGACCGAGCCGGGCGGCGGTCTGCTGATCCACGACATCGAGGCGATCGAGGTTCAGGCCAGCGGCACCGAGTGA